The Teredinibacter sp. KSP-S5-2 genomic interval TATAAGGCGTAAACCACCAGTCCCCACCATGTAGCAATTAGCCCAAGTAGAAACCATAACTCTCGCCTTGCTTCAGTGACAGTATATAACCACCAACCAATAAATAAGCCTACAAACTGCACAGCAATAATTTTTATTGCAGGAGCTATTGCGAATATAAAATTTTCAGATTCCATGAGTACTGATGAACCTGAAGCCATCAGTTTATTCATGTAAAAGGATAATACTGCTCCAACACTTATTTCTACTACGGTGGCAATAACAACCAAAACCACCAATTGTTCTACTTTCTCTCGATTCAAAGCTTCCCCCTTTTTAACACATAGCAGTATATTATACGGAATTCCTTACCCCCCCGGATAAGAACAATTCTCACCCAATATAGTTTCTTATTTGATTTCAATGCATTAACAAAAATGTCTGTTTGTGAGCGATCCTTGAATGGGAAAAAGCTGTCTGCGCACTTAACAGCACTTTCAGGGGCTTCTATTCACTCGATAAGGAGACATTTTTTCTTTTTTTTCAATAGCTTACTTTCTAACAATTGAAAAACAAAGAATTTATTTTAGTTTTTCATTAGACCCCATTATTGAGAAAATGTCTATTTTCAATACAACTGCGCGCATATGCAGAGCAATACTTCTAGGTGCAAATTTTAAGCACGTTACTCTGTTACACCTAAGCCTATATTAAAGCCAAGTATGTTTATTAGTCTTGTTGCATCAAGACACTTAAGTAACCATTATTTCTTGACAGACAATTGGAAGTAATCCTCAGAAAAGCACTAAACTAGTCGATGCAAAAGAATGTTAATCACAACCCACAAACCAATCACCATTGCCGGCAACCACAATGCAACAAGGGCTGTTGGACAAATATATATCCGTCCGCCCTCTTTCCACCCTGTCGCTTGAGTAACTGCATCGTTAATTGGGTCTGAATCCGGGATATCGGCTCTCAATCGATGTAAAGCCTGAATGACGTTGAAGCATTGCACTGTGGTAAACAACCATAAAATCGACATTGCCAAACCAAATATGGCAATCATCCATGTATAGGGTGCCCCACCCTGAGTGCCTAAAGCGGTGAGGATAAAACCATTGCCCACCAAAAAGGTACCTGTTCGAGTATTCAATAAGGCGTCTTCTTCGACGGTTCTTTTTCTAATATTGGCGTGATCCATAAATAGCACCCCCCTGAATAATTTACATTCTACCTAGACAAAACTTAAGCATCCCAAACGAGACCACGATTACTGCATACACAACATAAATGCGCAATTGCATTCAGATTATTCGAAAACCTTTTTTGGGGCATACTTCTTTAAGTTTTAATTATTAATTACTCAATTTCAATTCCGAATAAGAAACTTCATTTAACGCGACAAAATCATTCGTTTCAAAAAATATAGCTGAAATAAGAGTAGGTTAATTTGAAAAGCAAGAATTTGACTTCTACCCTACTTTAAAACATTTGTTCAATACCGCGAACAACCAAACAAGAAGAAAGATAAAAAACAGAAAACGATATGAAAAGAAACCTGATTTTCTTTGCCGGAACACTCTTATTGTTCTCTTTTATATTATTTTACTTAAGAAGCAATGAGACCAACAAAACCGCAGATGTTATTAAGCCTTCGCCCCCCGATCAATCCAGCGCATTCACCCCGGACACGACCAAAAGCCAAGAGAACAAAGAAAGTTTGTCATCCATTAAAACAAACATCAAAAAAGATGATTTAAATGAAGATGTACAAGAAGTTAGCCTTGAAAGCATTGGCAAGCTACTAGGCAATGAAAAACTAACCGACTCAAACAAGGAAAGACTTCACAACAGTATCTACGAATTATTTGCCTCAAAGCATTATTCTCGTGAAGAAATTTTTTCTTATTTTGAACAAATAATTACCAACCAACTTCATAACCCTGAAAAGATAGCAGCGATTTTGGAGCTTCTTACACCCTACAAACCTGCCGAGCTAAATGAACTGGCCTTATCTTTTTTAGACTCCTATTCAAATGAAATCCTGCTTAGATCTGCATCCAATATGTTGATCAGCACCTATTCAGACTGGCAAATCAATGATCATTCGCTATCTGAATTCTCTCAGGATCAACGCATCTACTCGCCCGCGTCTGTACTTTTTGAAATCAACTCTGCTCTTTCTTCTTTCTCTGACTCAGCGGAGTCTCAACAGGCATTAAAAAGAGCTCATCGACTCCTGGCAGATATGGATACAACTGAAGAGATACTCTCCAAGGATTTTTCAGATGCTAAAGACTTCTTAACCGCAAATACGGTTTCCATGGAGTTTTTTGAGACCTTTCTCTCCAGGCCAAAGGATCAAGCAAGAATGCTTACTCTGATGGAAAAGACGCTCCCACAACTGAGCCAGCCTATCCAACATCAGCTATTGATTCGGCTGAATGAAATCCGCATTTATGAGTCATCAACATTAACGAACGAAACCAACGAAAAAATCAATCAAATTCTACTTTCTCTGGAATACAGGTACGAACAGGATGTTTTAGAAAAGCAAGCACTCATCGCACATAAGCATTCACGATGAATAATTTACAACTTACAAAAATTACCTTAATTAAGGACATGTTATGAGATCTACAATTAATTTAGCCATAGCAATAGTCGTTGGCTTTTTTGCCAGTAACGCTTTAGCTTTGTGTTATTCGATTCCTATCGGGGTCAACAGTATTGGCGCAAACTTCGAAGTATATAGCGATAGCTGTCCAAGCGTAGGCGGCACTTGGAAAGAAGTGTGTGTGGCCAATGAAGGTTCCTCTTACTATCTTTACTGTAAAACCACTTACGGTACTAATATTCAGAACCTGCGTTTACCCAACCCATATGGCCGCTATACCTATCGAGCTCAATATCGCAAAAGTGACGGATCAACCGGTGTAATTATGTACGGGTCTGTTCAAGGATATTTGTACTACAGCGGCGGCGGTAGCAGTTCAAGTAGCAGCAGCGGCGGCGCAGAATGCCCACCAGATATGCCTTGTAATTAACAGTAAGCCTTTAAAACAAACTCCCGGTTTTTCCGGGAGTTTGTTTATAGCTATAGGGGGTTACTTTCAGCATTTACTGTAATCATGCTAGCTTGATATAAAATCTTAAATAAAATACATTCTATATCACCGCTTACATTGCAACAGAATTGATAATGCTTGTAAGCAATTGAATAATGGCTTCATCAGCATGTAAATCCGATAATAATTCGTCGTCAGTCCAATAATTTGATGTCATAGCAACAACTAATTGCAGGTCAGGAATCACGTGAATATCTTGCCCTCCTGCGCCTCTTGCCGAGTATACATGCATTCCGTTTATTTCGGTCGTCCACCACCATGCGCCATAACCAAGCTTGATTTGACCTTCAGGTGTTATGGTAGATAAATCGATAATAGTTTGCGTGGTGGCTTGAACCCATTCTTCGGCAATAACCTGATTACCGTTATAGCGACCACTGTTCAGATATAACTGCCCAAAAAACGCCATATCTCTGGGAAGCATCCACATATCCCAACCACCTACTCGACAACCAGTTGCATCCCTGTTCCAGATTTTAATATCGATATCCAACAAATTGAACAAGGTGTTATTCGCGTAAGCGAGTGTATCGCCCCCACTTACCTGCTCCAGTATGCATGACGCAATATGGGTTAACCCTGAGCTGTAATTAAATGCCTCGCCCGGTGCGGAGATAAGAGGCTGTTCCAGTACCGCTTTGAGCATATTGCCCGTTGCACTCACCTCATTGTCAATTGGACCATTTTCTTCCCAGGCTAAACCGGCAGTCATAGTTAAAAGATGCATGATATTGATGTCATTTTTTAACGACGATTCTTCAATTAATTCAGGGAAGATACTTGAAACAGGCTGTTCGACATCCTCCAGATAACCATCCCTCAAAGCATTACCAATTAATGCAGAGAGTATACTTTTGGATGCGGACTTCAAATTATGATGTATATGCGCCTTATGGCCGTGGTAGTACTCTTCCTCAACAAGTTTTCCATTGCGCACAATGAGTAAACTGTTTAAAAGTGGCAGATCCTCCGCATACTCCATTGCAAGATCAAGCTTAGCTTCATCAACCCCCTGCGTTTTTGCTTCAGCGGTGCTCCATTTATGGCCTGTTGGGTTATCTATTGAAAAATAATCAGGATGCCATTTACCAAATACCGGTATCCATTCCCAGCTTTTTTCCCCAAGACTGAGTTCAGCACCGATCCATTGGTCAATGAACAAGCGTTTTCTGTACACAGTATGTGTATCTTGGTTGTATAGGCCAAAAAAATCGACCCCCATACCTAACCAGTCCGACGCAAATGGCATTGCGCCTTTGGCCTCTGGAAAATCGACCGAAAAACTGGATACTACAGGTTCTGTTTGGTTAGACATTGCTAAATACCAAACGGCATTTTCCGAATCATAAACCGCTAAGGTGTCTATGCCGTCCATGTTAAAGTCACCGGCAACAGGGAAAAGACTGACATCCTGATCAGAGTTCATCGCATCCAGATTGGCTTTTGGACCAAAGCTAACACTCAGTAGCTCACTTTCGTTATGCCCAGACTGCAATACAAAGCGCCCTTGTTCCGGGTAGTACAAGCCAACGGAATCAACACCATCGCCATCCCAATCACCTGCTACTGGTAAAGCTAACTCTGTACCAAATTCAAAACGCGTAACACTACCGTCGTATTCTTTTATTTCTACTTGGTGAGATACCGGGTCATATAACGCAGGTGAATCCCAACCATCCCCGTTAAAATCACCCGCAAAAGGCAAGTTTACAGCCAGGGGCATTGTTGCTCCCTGGCCAAACTGAAAGTCGTGGGTTTGATCACCGGATTGAATGAATAGATGACTATGATTTACCGAAAACAAACCATAGCTTTGCGGCTCAACTTTTTCGTCTCCGTCACACCCGGAAAGTCCAAACACCAACGCTAAAAGAAAG includes:
- a CDS encoding serine hydrolase, which produces MSTGSGIVRIGMPVFLLALVFGLSGCDGDEKVEPQSYGLFSVNHSHLFIQSGDQTHDFQFGQGATMPLAVNLPFAGDFNGDGWDSPALYDPVSHQVEIKEYDGSVTRFEFGTELALPVAGDWDGDGVDSVGLYYPEQGRFVLQSGHNESELLSVSFGPKANLDAMNSDQDVSLFPVAGDFNMDGIDTLAVYDSENAVWYLAMSNQTEPVVSSFSVDFPEAKGAMPFASDWLGMGVDFFGLYNQDTHTVYRKRLFIDQWIGAELSLGEKSWEWIPVFGKWHPDYFSIDNPTGHKWSTAEAKTQGVDEAKLDLAMEYAEDLPLLNSLLIVRNGKLVEEEYYHGHKAHIHHNLKSASKSILSALIGNALRDGYLEDVEQPVSSIFPELIEESSLKNDINIMHLLTMTAGLAWEENGPIDNEVSATGNMLKAVLEQPLISAPGEAFNYSSGLTHIASCILEQVSGGDTLAYANNTLFNLLDIDIKIWNRDATGCRVGGWDMWMLPRDMAFFGQLYLNSGRYNGNQVIAEEWVQATTQTIIDLSTITPEGQIKLGYGAWWWTTEINGMHVYSARGAGGQDIHVIPDLQLVVAMTSNYWTDDELLSDLHADEAIIQLLTSIINSVAM